From Proteiniborus sp. MB09-C3, the proteins below share one genomic window:
- the nth gene encoding endonuclease III, with translation MKKTLSNNKIKEVLEILEATYPDATCELNHTNPFELLIATLLSAQSTDKRVNIVTGELFKQYKAPEDFLKLTEEQLAEKIRSIGFYRTKSKNILKLCDMLVNEYGSNVPSNREELMKLPGVGRKTANVVISNAFGQNAIAVDTHVFRVSNRIGLANSDNVHDTEEDLMKNIEENQWSRAHHLIIFHGRRICKARKPMCHECPLTDYCLYYKENVEK, from the coding sequence ATGAAAAAAACTTTAAGCAATAATAAGATAAAAGAGGTGCTGGAGATTCTCGAAGCCACTTATCCAGACGCTACCTGTGAGCTTAATCATACAAATCCCTTTGAGCTTTTAATTGCCACTCTTTTATCTGCTCAATCTACAGATAAGCGAGTAAATATAGTTACAGGAGAATTGTTCAAACAGTATAAGGCTCCAGAAGACTTTCTGAAATTAACTGAGGAACAGCTAGCTGAAAAGATACGGAGTATTGGGTTTTACAGGACAAAAAGTAAGAATATCTTAAAGCTTTGTGACATGCTTGTTAATGAATATGGTTCTAATGTTCCCTCCAACAGAGAGGAACTAATGAAGCTGCCTGGAGTAGGGAGAAAAACAGCTAATGTAGTGATAAGCAATGCTTTTGGGCAAAATGCCATAGCTGTAGATACCCATGTGTTTAGAGTGTCAAATAGAATAGGCCTAGCAAATAGTGACAATGTTCATGATACTGAAGAAGATTTAATGAAGAATATAGAGGAAAATCAATGGTCTAGAGCTCATCATCTTATAATATTTCATGGAAGACGCATATGCAAAGCTAGAAAGCCAATGTGCCATGAATGTCCCTTGACAGACTACTGCTTATATTATAAAGAAAATGTGGAGAAATAA
- a CDS encoding Na/Pi cotransporter family protein yields MQIAFGVLGGLGLFLYGMNLMGTGLQKAAGEKLKKLIEVLTSNRLMGVIVGTAVTMVIQSSSATTVMVIGFVNAGLMTLNQAVGVIMGANVGTTVTAQLIAFKLSDYAPVVVAIGVAIWLFSSKKKNKEIAEILIGFGILFIGMDFMSSHLKPLGNSQVFKDLITSLKNPVLGIIVGFGLTTLVQSSSASIGLLLALASQGLITIDIALPILFGDNIGTTTTALISSIGANKTAKRAALMHFLFNVVGTIIFMVILRKPVEAIVIKFSPNDIQRQIANSHTLFNLLNVAIQFPFAGLLVLAAKKLIKGDEEEVINGLKYLDTRIIETPSIAVGQASKEVLRMGKIVRDNLRTAIEAFYSKDEKLVQKVFEEEKRINEIERDITKYLIQLSNAPLTDEQHSTVTTLFHAINDIERVGDHADNIAELCQNRIDNKLWFTDTALDELHIMFDKVEDVFSKSLLAFKTADPRISEEVINLEAEVDIMEKHYRESHIERLNTQSCEPSSGIVFLDLISNLERISDHSSNIAMYILDALK; encoded by the coding sequence ATGCAAATTGCTTTTGGTGTATTAGGAGGACTAGGATTATTCTTATATGGAATGAATCTTATGGGGACAGGCCTTCAGAAAGCTGCTGGAGAGAAGCTAAAAAAACTTATAGAGGTATTAACCAGCAATAGATTAATGGGAGTAATTGTAGGTACAGCTGTAACCATGGTTATCCAAAGCAGTAGTGCTACAACTGTAATGGTTATAGGGTTCGTAAATGCTGGCTTAATGACATTAAATCAAGCAGTTGGTGTAATAATGGGTGCTAACGTAGGAACTACAGTAACAGCACAGCTTATAGCTTTTAAATTAAGCGATTATGCACCTGTTGTAGTAGCTATAGGTGTTGCAATTTGGCTATTTTCTTCTAAGAAAAAAAATAAGGAGATAGCTGAGATACTTATTGGATTTGGTATTCTTTTTATAGGAATGGACTTCATGTCTAGCCATTTGAAACCATTAGGAAATTCACAAGTTTTTAAAGATTTGATAACTAGTCTTAAAAATCCAGTTTTAGGAATTATAGTAGGCTTTGGATTGACCACTCTAGTACAAAGCAGTAGTGCTTCTATCGGATTGTTGCTTGCTCTTGCTAGTCAGGGTCTTATAACTATAGATATAGCATTACCCATTCTTTTTGGTGATAACATAGGAACTACGACAACTGCACTTATTTCAAGTATTGGAGCTAATAAAACAGCTAAAAGAGCAGCACTTATGCATTTTCTTTTTAACGTAGTAGGAACTATAATTTTTATGGTTATATTAAGAAAGCCTGTAGAAGCTATAGTAATAAAATTTTCACCAAATGATATACAAAGACAAATTGCAAATTCTCATACACTATTTAATTTACTAAATGTAGCAATTCAATTCCCTTTTGCAGGACTATTAGTTCTAGCTGCTAAAAAGCTAATTAAAGGGGATGAAGAGGAAGTAATTAATGGCTTAAAATATTTAGATACAAGAATTATTGAAACTCCTTCTATAGCTGTAGGTCAAGCAAGTAAGGAAGTACTAAGAATGGGAAAAATAGTGAGAGATAATCTGAGGACTGCCATTGAAGCATTCTATTCAAAGGATGAGAAATTAGTTCAGAAGGTTTTTGAGGAAGAAAAAAGGATAAATGAAATTGAAAGAGATATAACAAAATACCTAATCCAGCTTTCCAATGCACCTCTTACAGATGAGCAGCATTCAACTGTAACTACACTATTCCATGCGATTAACGACATTGAGCGTGTGGGAGATCATGCAGATAATATAGCGGAATTATGTCAAAATAGAATAGATAACAAGCTTTGGTTTACAGACACAGCTCTTGATGAGCTGCATATAATGTTTGATAAGGTGGAGGATGTATTTAGTAAATCTCTATTAGCATTTAAAACTGCCGATCCAAGGATTTCAGAGGAAGTAATCAATCTTGAAGCAGAGGTTGATATAATGGAAAAGCAT
- the trmL gene encoding tRNA (uridine(34)/cytosine(34)/5-carboxymethylaminomethyluridine(34)-2'-O)-methyltransferase TrmL has product MPLNVVLVEPEIPQNTGNIARTCAATGASLHLVKPLGFAIDDKHVKRAGLDYWSLLDLHVYENLDEFFQKNDVSKFYFATTKGRQSYTDFKFEEGAFLLFGKETAGLPKEILSKYQERTMRIPMVEDERARSLNLSNSVAIIVYEVLRQLKFSNLI; this is encoded by the coding sequence ATGCCACTAAATGTCGTGTTAGTAGAACCAGAAATTCCGCAGAACACAGGTAATATTGCTAGAACTTGTGCAGCAACTGGTGCCTCACTACATCTTGTAAAGCCTTTAGGATTTGCTATAGATGATAAGCATGTAAAAAGAGCTGGACTTGATTATTGGAGCTTGCTAGATTTACATGTGTATGAGAACCTAGATGAATTCTTTCAGAAAAACGATGTAAGTAAATTTTATTTTGCAACAACGAAAGGACGTCAGAGCTATACGGATTTCAAATTTGAAGAAGGAGCTTTTTTATTATTTGGAAAGGAAACAGCAGGGCTGCCAAAGGAGATTCTCTCCAAGTATCAGGAGAGGACTATGAGAATACCTATGGTTGAAGATGAAAGAGCTAGATCTTTAAATCTTTCAAATTCTGTTGCCATAATAGTGTATGAGGTGCTAAGACAGCTTAAATTTTCCAACCTGATATAA
- a CDS encoding iron chelate uptake ABC transporter family permease subunit, which translates to MNEKKVNKKRWSFIIVVCVITLILSIIVFSTVGSANIKTTDTFRIVLSKIPLIGKQIDISDMPKSYQTIILNVRIPRVLIGVIVGAALAGVGAVFQGMFKNPMADPYVIGISSGAALGAGLVIISGITWTALGMSSISIGAFIGAISSTFLVYWISKVKNKVPVTILLLSGVAVGQFLTAILSFLMVIYTKDMSKIIYWTLGSFSGKGWEHLASVSIPMILSMIIINFFSRELNIMLLGEESAQNLGINVEKTKIIILIICSFIISIAVSVSGIIGFVGLIIPHIVRLIVGPDHRILIPTSMLVGGIFMIFADTLARTIISPTEIPVGIITALFGGPFFIYLLRKSKKSI; encoded by the coding sequence ATGAACGAAAAAAAAGTGAACAAAAAAAGGTGGAGCTTCATTATTGTGGTTTGCGTAATTACTTTGATTCTCAGTATTATAGTGTTTTCAACCGTAGGCTCAGCTAATATCAAAACCACAGACACCTTTAGAATTGTTCTTTCTAAAATACCTTTAATAGGAAAGCAAATTGATATTTCAGACATGCCAAAATCTTACCAGACTATTATACTCAATGTAAGAATACCTAGAGTTTTAATTGGGGTTATTGTAGGAGCAGCTTTGGCTGGTGTCGGAGCCGTATTTCAAGGCATGTTTAAAAACCCTATGGCAGATCCATATGTCATTGGTATTTCTTCTGGAGCTGCATTAGGAGCGGGATTAGTGATTATTTCAGGAATAACTTGGACAGCCCTTGGAATGTCATCTATTTCAATTGGAGCATTTATTGGAGCTATTTCTTCTACTTTTTTAGTCTATTGGATTTCAAAGGTAAAAAATAAGGTTCCAGTCACTATTTTACTGCTGTCAGGAGTTGCTGTTGGTCAGTTCCTGACAGCTATATTATCATTTCTAATGGTAATATATACAAAAGATATGAGTAAAATAATATATTGGACATTAGGCAGCTTTTCGGGGAAAGGCTGGGAGCATCTGGCTTCTGTATCTATTCCCATGATATTGTCGATGATTATTATTAACTTTTTTTCAAGGGAATTAAATATTATGCTCTTAGGAGAAGAGTCTGCACAAAATTTAGGCATTAACGTAGAGAAAACAAAGATAATTATACTCATAATTTGTTCTTTTATTATATCAATTGCAGTGTCAGTTAGCGGAATAATCGGTTTTGTAGGTCTTATTATCCCGCATATAGTGAGGTTAATAGTAGGACCTGACCATAGAATCCTTATACCTACATCTATGCTGGTAGGTGGAATATTTATGATATTTGCAGATACATTAGCTAGAACCATTATATCGCCAACTGAGATACCCGTTGGGATAATAACAGCTCTCTTTGGGGGCCCATTTTTTATATATCTCTTAAGAAAATCTAAGAAAAGCATATAG
- a CDS encoding DUF2225 domain-containing protein produces the protein MEVEALYSKKVKCPACNKEFTTSKMRTTKIRVDRVDGDLMNHYKSENPIKYHVFVCPKCGYAAMEGNFNKLRPAEREIIKESISKKWKEREYSGSRTDDEAIECYMLALYCGELIGLKKYELGNIALKIAWFFRTKESDEEMRFLQNAVELFEQAFFTEDLSTLSTDEITLGYLIGELHRRLGRKKEAVLWFGKTVSNPRVKNNPRIENLAREQWLLAKEKDGEE, from the coding sequence ATGGAAGTAGAAGCTTTATACAGTAAAAAGGTAAAATGCCCTGCATGTAATAAGGAATTTACTACTAGTAAAATGAGGACAACTAAGATTAGAGTTGATAGGGTGGACGGAGATCTTATGAATCATTACAAAAGTGAGAATCCTATAAAGTACCATGTTTTTGTTTGTCCTAAATGTGGATATGCAGCAATGGAAGGTAATTTCAATAAACTTAGACCTGCCGAAAGAGAAATAATTAAAGAAAGTATTTCGAAAAAATGGAAGGAAAGAGAATATTCTGGATCGAGGACAGACGATGAGGCGATAGAATGCTATATGTTAGCTCTTTATTGTGGAGAACTTATAGGTTTAAAAAAATATGAATTAGGCAATATTGCTTTAAAGATAGCTTGGTTTTTTAGAACAAAAGAGAGCGACGAAGAAATGCGATTCTTGCAGAATGCAGTTGAGCTTTTTGAACAAGCATTTTTTACAGAAGACCTGTCAACTTTATCCACAGACGAAATAACACTTGGATATTTGATTGGTGAACTTCATAGGAGATTGGGAAGAAAAAAAGAAGCAGTGTTATGGTTTGGAAAAACTGTTTCAAATCCTCGAGTAAAAAATAACCCTAGGATAGAAAATCTGGCTAGAGAACAATGGCTTCTAGCAAAGGAGAAAGACGGTGAAGAATGA
- a CDS encoding cobalamin-binding protein, with amino-acid sequence MNSMTKKITTVALVLILVLTLITGCVTQGEEPKNEENPITSGESNDIYPMEVEDQFGNKVTIEKQPTRIVSLAPSHTEILFALGLKNEIVGVSTYCNYPEEATEKEKVGDAFNVNIEKILELNPDLVIQYGSGKEDVNKKLKDAGIVVLSYEPESVDQVISLIEEIGRITNSMVQAKAVTTDMMSKRDYIVNKVSSVEKKAKVFFEVWNEPLQTAGPGSFIDELIRLAGGENIAGDAEGAYAQFDLEQLIERDPDVYLMSKDLETKTIESVKARPGYSELSAIKNDRIYILDPLISIPGPRIVEGFEIVAKSIYPELFE; translated from the coding sequence ATGAACAGCATGACTAAAAAAATTACAACTGTTGCATTAGTATTAATATTGGTTCTAACATTAATAACTGGATGTGTAACACAGGGAGAAGAACCTAAAAACGAAGAAAATCCTATAACATCAGGAGAAAGCAATGATATCTATCCAATGGAAGTGGAGGATCAATTCGGGAACAAAGTAACAATAGAAAAACAACCTACAAGAATAGTTTCCCTTGCGCCAAGTCATACAGAAATTCTTTTTGCATTAGGGCTTAAAAATGAAATAGTAGGGGTGTCTACTTACTGTAATTATCCAGAGGAAGCTACTGAGAAAGAAAAAGTAGGGGATGCTTTTAATGTAAATATAGAAAAAATATTAGAGCTGAATCCAGACTTAGTGATTCAATATGGTTCCGGCAAGGAAGACGTGAATAAAAAATTGAAGGATGCTGGCATAGTTGTACTTAGCTATGAGCCTGAATCTGTAGATCAGGTTATTAGTCTTATAGAAGAAATAGGAAGAATTACAAACAGTATGGTACAAGCGAAGGCCGTAACTACAGATATGATGAGCAAGAGAGATTATATAGTCAATAAGGTAAGTAGTGTAGAAAAAAAAGCAAAGGTATTTTTTGAAGTTTGGAATGAACCATTACAAACGGCAGGTCCAGGTTCATTTATAGACGAATTAATAAGACTAGCTGGTGGAGAAAATATTGCCGGTGATGCAGAAGGAGCTTATGCTCAATTTGATTTAGAACAGCTTATAGAAAGAGATCCTGATGTTTATTTGATGTCTAAGGATCTTGAGACTAAGACTATTGAATCAGTAAAGGCAAGACCAGGATATAGTGAGTTAAGTGCGATAAAAAATGACAGAATATATATTTTAGACCCATTGATATCAATACCAGGACCAAGAATAGTTGAAGGATTTGAAATCGTAGCAAAAAGTATATATCCTGAGCTTTTTGAGTAA
- a CDS encoding cell division protein FtsA, which produces MDVININEMIFSLDIGTRTVIGVVGELHDNNFKILASEIIEHEKRNMYDGQIHDVNSVVNIVKKVKEKLEQKLNIKLDKVAIAAAGRALKTYRTKLEREVDSSTEIDSRLVESLEMESIQSAQNSLDEKTKDEDTRYYCVGYTVINYYLDGNFMENLEGHRGNRIGADVLATFLPYTVVDSLYTVMDRVGLEVTSLTLEPIAAMNIAVKKSLRLLNIALVDIGAGTSDIAISRDGTIVAYAMASVAGDEITESIAKTFLLDFDAAEKLKIELASKELHKFVDILGLEHEIGTDEILDRIDSTIKIIAKEIAARILEFNDKAPSAIFLIGGGSQLPRLNEYIAENLGLQKERVVIRNTSIIENITNIPEQLNGPDAITPIGIGFYALENAHRDFIEVKVNDQKIKLFNTKTIKVSDALTFIGFNPRKLIPKKGEDITYYINGEEKKALGQSGEAAKIYVNDQLASLERKLKNGDSVRVIEATQGTKAEIKLFDCIDIYKKIIVNNKLLNLILDVKVNQKTVFDNIRINDRDIIEAKEISYVEELYGQLNMDKDVHLAYKAGELLNNDYVLKNNDVIEIKPLEESKEIKLKQENNNTLKLIINGEETEIHHSKTSFIFVDIFNYIEIDLSKPQGELILNVNGTKAEFTQELKENDRVEVYWKN; this is translated from the coding sequence ATGGATGTAATTAATATAAATGAAATGATATTTTCTTTAGATATTGGGACAAGGACAGTCATTGGAGTAGTAGGAGAACTACATGATAATAATTTTAAGATTCTAGCAAGCGAGATAATAGAGCATGAAAAAAGGAATATGTATGATGGGCAGATACATGATGTCAACAGTGTTGTCAACATTGTAAAAAAGGTTAAAGAAAAACTTGAGCAAAAACTGAATATTAAACTGGACAAAGTAGCTATTGCTGCTGCAGGAAGAGCACTAAAAACCTATAGAACAAAATTAGAAAGAGAAGTAGATTCCAGTACTGAAATAGATTCAAGATTGGTTGAAAGTCTTGAAATGGAATCAATACAATCTGCGCAGAATTCTCTAGATGAAAAAACTAAAGATGAAGATACTAGATACTATTGCGTAGGTTATACTGTAATAAATTATTATTTAGACGGCAACTTTATGGAAAATTTAGAAGGGCATAGGGGCAATAGAATCGGAGCTGATGTGCTTGCAACCTTTTTACCTTATACGGTAGTGGACAGCCTGTATACAGTTATGGATAGAGTAGGACTTGAGGTAACAAGTCTAACCCTAGAGCCTATTGCTGCTATGAATATTGCAGTAAAGAAGAGCCTGAGGCTTCTAAATATAGCTTTAGTAGATATAGGTGCAGGAACTTCTGACATTGCGATATCCAGAGATGGCACAATTGTAGCATATGCTATGGCTTCAGTAGCTGGTGATGAAATAACGGAAAGTATTGCCAAGACATTTCTTTTAGACTTTGATGCCGCTGAAAAATTAAAAATAGAATTGGCTTCAAAGGAATTACATAAATTTGTGGATATTTTAGGTTTAGAGCATGAAATTGGAACCGATGAGATTTTAGATAGGATAGATAGCACGATTAAAATTATTGCCAAGGAAATTGCAGCTAGGATTTTGGAATTTAATGATAAGGCTCCTAGTGCAATATTTTTAATTGGTGGAGGAAGTCAGTTACCTAGACTTAATGAATATATTGCAGAGAATCTCGGTCTTCAAAAAGAAAGAGTGGTAATAAGAAACACTAGTATTATTGAAAATATTACTAATATTCCAGAACAATTAAATGGGCCTGATGCTATTACTCCAATTGGTATAGGTTTTTATGCATTGGAGAATGCACATAGGGATTTTATAGAAGTAAAGGTTAATGATCAGAAAATAAAATTATTTAACACTAAAACAATAAAAGTTTCAGATGCTTTGACATTTATAGGCTTTAATCCAAGAAAGCTAATACCTAAAAAGGGAGAAGATATAACCTATTACATAAATGGAGAGGAGAAAAAAGCCTTAGGACAATCTGGAGAAGCAGCTAAGATTTATGTAAATGATCAATTAGCTAGCCTTGAGAGAAAGCTCAAAAATGGAGATAGTGTAAGAGTTATTGAGGCAACTCAGGGTACAAAGGCGGAAATCAAATTGTTTGACTGTATTGATATATATAAAAAGATAATAGTGAATAATAAACTACTTAACTTGATTTTAGATGTTAAAGTAAATCAAAAGACTGTATTTGACAACATCAGGATAAATGACAGAGATATAATAGAGGCAAAAGAAATAAGCTATGTTGAAGAACTTTATGGACAGTTAAACATGGACAAGGATGTTCATCTAGCCTATAAAGCTGGAGAACTTCTAAATAATGACTATGTACTAAAAAACAATGATGTCATTGAAATAAAACCACTGGAAGAATCAAAAGAAATAAAATTGAAACAAGAAAACAATAACACCTTGAAATTAATCATAAATGGAGAAGAAACAGAAATACATCACAGCAAGACAAGCTTTATATTTGTCGATATTTTTAACTATATAGAGATAGATTTATCAAAGCCTCAGGGTGAGCTTATTTTAAATGTAAATGGGACTAAGGCTGAATTTACTCAAGAATTAAAGGAGAATGACAGAGTAGAGGTTTATTGGAAAAATTAA
- a CDS encoding methylated-DNA--[protein]-cysteine S-methyltransferase has translation MKNDTKIYCESMETNIGKLWIGFTSKGLARLEFSTREDNFTKELKKNYHSIVEYDGADSDYSKQIKLYLDKNLKSFDLPLDLIGTPFQMQVWQELLKIPYGEVRSYKDIAVAVGREQGFRAVGMANNRNPISIVVPCHRVIGSSGELVGYGGGIETKVKLLKLEGLNIIEKEHNGNRLYFIA, from the coding sequence GTGAAGAATGATACAAAAATTTACTGTGAAAGTATGGAGACAAATATAGGAAAATTATGGATTGGGTTTACGAGTAAAGGTCTTGCAAGATTAGAGTTTTCAACAAGGGAGGATAACTTTACTAAAGAACTAAAAAAAAATTATCATAGTATAGTTGAGTATGATGGAGCAGATTCTGATTATAGTAAACAAATAAAATTATACTTAGACAAAAATTTGAAAAGCTTTGATTTACCCTTAGACTTAATTGGTACACCTTTTCAAATGCAGGTTTGGCAAGAACTACTTAAAATACCATATGGAGAAGTAAGATCCTATAAAGATATTGCAGTTGCTGTAGGGAGAGAACAAGGCTTTAGAGCAGTTGGCATGGCTAACAACAGAAATCCAATATCAATAGTAGTCCCTTGCCATAGGGTCATAGGGAGCAGTGGCGAATTAGTAGGTTATGGTGGAGGAATAGAGACTAAAGTAAAACTGTTAAAGCTTGAGGGGCTGAATATAATAGAAAAGGAACACAATGGAAACAGACTATATTTTATTGCTTAA